A single window of Aspergillus oryzae RIB40 DNA, chromosome 8 DNA harbors:
- a CDS encoding type I polyketide synthase (polyketide synthase modules and related proteins), which produces MVNIYIFGDQTVRVDDAVHKLLHVKNNPILKSFLDGSFAAIRKQIFLLPANERTSLPDAHTLPLLLEAVRRGRRHVALESALVCLCEIGQYIALLQTTDLCHPPTGSILVGFCTGSLAAAAVSCVRTSIDLLTLGIEAVVVAFRVGMHVARRANALGGDGGSQWKPWSLAVTDGSESETEKILEEFTRDEVSGVHVANRHDAYILAKGLPAIMKPYVSAAGSNTLTISGTPRVLEALKASPHLRGTKSLPVSIYAPYHAAHLYNEADVESIFACKPVESALFHRELRTPLISCATGTVLKEKTFGDLLRALVMEILTCQIRFDKVEESIVQHTPGATAQLIPIHTNIAPRMKTSLTQVGLQVECFKAIANQEPAAEALSESPSNDSSKIAIIGFSGRFPEADGLNEFWELLQQGLDVHKPIPADRFDLEAHYDATLREKNTSRIKHGCWIRSPGSFDARFFQMSPREACQTDPAQRLALLTAYEAMEMAGFVPDRTPSSQRDRVGVYYGMTSDDWREVNSSQDIDTYFIPGGIRAFVPGRINYFFKFSGPSITVDTACSSSLAAIHTACNALLNSDCDTALAGGTNILTNPDNFAGLDRGHFLSSTGNCKTFDDDADGYCRADGVGTVILKRLQDAIADNDPIFGVIVGARTSHSAEAVSITRPLADAQAHLFRKLLAESGIHPHEISYIEMHGTGTQAGDAVEMKSVLDSFARDDSRAPDRPLHLGSVKANVGHGESASGVTALIKVLLMMQKNRIPPHCGIKGRINRHFPTDMEYRNVHIPFMETDWTRPQEGKRRSFINNFSAAGGNTAVLVEDAPLLEQSRAISSPDPQRYHVITLSARSVRSLSKNMRALGEFIGSETSPGLLARIAYTTTARRMHHSYRVAFVGNDLQEVKRRFLDTDVTEAIKPCPTKSPGVGFLFTGQGAQQTAMARELYDRFTSFRADILEFEAVGRGHGFPSILPLITGAVDVEELSPMIVQLGTVVIQIAMARLWQTWGLTPEYALGHSLGEYAALQIAGVLSISDTIYLAGSRAALLEKRCTAGSHGMLAVKASVAHLEEALKGMQVEVSCINGFDDTVLSGTNDEIDRASKELSELKVTFKRLILPFAFHSSQVDPILEELEHIASQLSFQPPRIPIVSPTVGHIITDEGTIGAQYIRRHCREPVNFLGAIQAAQGSGICNSGALAVEIGAHPILTRMMKAAVGSSVTVCSTLSHREDMFKTLTESLSVLHLAGVRLNWDEYHRDFNNQVVMLPAYSWDYQDYWIQYQNNFCLTKGSPERSESVDAIQPMSTRLSPSVQKILEEEMTAAQASIIIESDITDPELLPVALDHKVNGVTLCPSSLYADIGHTLGTYLLGKKEDVTDYKIDVSNMAVEKALVVKGTGPQLFRASLDMDWNMLRGMMKVYSVNNMGTLTTHHAQCTIELQRPHQWQEGWNRQLYLIQRSIEQLKKGVEEGWTHKMRRGVAYRLFSSMMQYGPSYQAMEEVIFDSSGLEATAQVRLQSTTGRYSFNPVWSDSLGHITGFVTNCNDSIDLTENLFVNHGWGFMRCVEPFSPDTVYQTHVKMQPVDGNNGFYVGDVYVLNDHRIIAQYGAVTFQKVARRVLEMLLPATTSKGRSSNIRPRNVGTAQSAKIVQSKRRTQTPHVEDAWQQVLEMIARELGVDPGQLTEDVNFTDMGVDSLMSLTIIGNFREFLSLDVPWSLFEDCPSVQSLRIYLNMSSLSESDSIETSSYPTPDESTTTTITSPSGSDRNVGRNSGIDGVGTTVGLVLSILAEEIGVNVRDLSNADGLSELGLDSLLSITALGRVRDETDLDLPSDFFLEHSSVAAITAALHAIFGSTEQGPEQSLITSHPPAMSINLQGDEGCPQTLFLFPDGSGSSTSYSALPTISKDVRVYAMDCPYLKRPNELAKCQLQDLTPVYVAEIRRRQLRGPYSLGGWSAGGIAAYEAAQYLVDQGERVERLILIDSPNPMGLGKCPPHFYRFLEEAGVFGVHGGRKPPAWLLQHFQAFNDVLSQYTLEPFRPADATPNTTLIYAQDGVCKSPRDPRPERHPGDPEVFSWLLENRVDMSCNGWDQLLGEDNIHLGTVFDANHFTIVRTPAVVRLSEIVRMAMSRKFQ; this is translated from the exons CGCCGTGCACAAACTATTACATGTGAAGAATAACCCAATATTGAAGTCCTTTCTCGATGGGTCCTTTGCTGCTATAAGGAAGCAGATTTTCCTATTACCGGCAAATGAGCGAACCTCATTGCCGGACGCACACACACTCCCCCTTCTGCTAGAAGCTGTCAGACGCGGACGGCGCCATGTTGCTCTGGAAAGTGCACTAGTCTGCCTCTGCGAGATAGGACAATACATTGC ACTCCTGCAGACTACGGATCTTTGCCATCCACCAACCGGCTCCATCCTAGTTGGATTTTGCACCGGATCTCTGGCAGCCGCTGCGGTTTCCTGCGTACGAACCAGTATCGACCTGCTCACCCTTGGTATTGAGGCCGTGGTAGTTGCATTTCGGGTGGGCATGCATGTAGCTCGGCGGGCTAATGCATTGGGCGGAGACGGCGGTTCGCAGTGGAAACCCTGGTCACTCGCCGTAACAGATGGGTCCGAATCAGAGACTGAAAAGATACTTGAGGAATTTACAAGGGATGAGGTAAGTGGTGTACATGTCGCCAATCGGCATGATGCTTATATACTCGCAAAGGGTCTCCCGGCAATTATGAAGCCGTACGTCAGCGCCGCTGGAAGCAATACACTTACTATCAGCGGTACGCCAAGGGTGCTTGAAGCATTAAAGGCTTCCCCACACCTTCGAGGTACAAAATCATTGCCAGTTTCAATATATGCACCATATCACGCGGCACACCTATACAACGAGGCCGACGTTGAAAGTATCTTCGCCTGCAAACCAGTTGAAAGTGCTCTGTTTCATAGGGAATTGAGGACGCCCCTCATATCATGCGCCACTGGTACCGttttgaaagagaagacatTTGGTGACTTGCTTCGAGCACTGGTCATGGAGATCTTGACCTGCCAGATCCGATTCGACAAGGTTGAGGAGAGTATTGTTCAGCATACCCCCGGTGCCACTGCTCAACTCATCCCTATTCACACAAACATTGCACCCAGGATGAAAACATCATTAACACAAGTCGGCCTTCAGGTGGAGTGCTTCAAAGCGATAGCAAACCAAGAACCGGCGGCGGAGGCTTTATCAGAGTCTCCAAGCAATGATTCGTCTAAGATTGCCATCATTGGCTTTAGTGGTCGCTTTCCGGAGGCAGACGGTCTAAATGAATTCTGGGAATTATTGCAGCAAGGGCTGGATGTCCATAAGCCTATTCCCGCCGACAGATTCGACCTCGAAGCTCATTACGATGCTACACTTCGTGAGAAGAACACTAGTCGCATCAAACATGGTTGTTGGATACGGAGTCCTGGCTCATTTGACGcgcgtttcttccagatgtCTCCACGCGAGGCATGTCAGACGGATCCTGCCCAGCGCCTGGCTCTGCTCACAGCATACGAAGCTATGGAAATGGCTGGGTTTGTCCCGGATCGAACACCGTCAAGCCAGCGGGATCGCGTGGGCGTATACTATGGAATGACGAGCGATGACTGGCGCGAAGTGAACAGTAGCCAAGATATTGATACCTATTTCATCCCAGGAGGGATCCGGGCCTTTGTACCCGGTCGCATCAATTACTTCTTTAAATTCAGTGGACCGAGTATCACAGTGGATACAGCTTGCTCATCGAGCCTAGCAGCTATTCATACTGCCTGCAACGCTCTACTCAACAGTGATTGTGATACTGCCTTGGCCGGTGGTACAAATATTTTAACGAACCCCGACAACTTCGCTGGACTGGACCGGGggcattttctctcctcgACTGGGAATTGCAAAACCTTTGATGACGATGCAGACGGATATTGCCGGGCAGATGGCGTTGGCACCGTCATTCTCAAGCGCCTACAGGATGCAATAGCCGATAACGATCCTATATTTGGCGTGATAGTGGGAGCACGAACTTCCCATTCGGCAGAAGCAGTCTCAATAACTCGTCCCTTGGCCGATGCGCAGGCACATCTATTCAGAAAATTACTGGCAGAATCTGGAATTCATCCCCACGAGATCAGCTATATCGAAATGCACGGTACAGGAACACAGGCGGGCGACGCAGTTGAGATGAAATCAGTGCTTGACAGCTTCGCCCGGGATGATAGCCGAGCCCCTGATAGGCCGTTGCATTTAGGGTCTGTCAAGGCGAATGTCGGTCATGGTGAATCGGCATCAGGTGTGACAGCATTGATTAAGGTActgttgatgatgcagaagaaCCGAATTCCGCCTCACTGCGGCATCAAAGGGAGAATAAACCGTCACTTCCCTACAGATATGGAGTATCGCAATGTGCATATTCCGTTCATGGAAACTGATTGGACACGCCCACAAGAAGGAAAGCGCCGCTCATTCATTAATAACTTCTCTGCAGCTGGAGGTAATACGGCTGTGTTGGTTGAAGATGCGCCGTTATTAGAGCAGTCCAGGGCTATATCTTCGCCGGACCCACAAAGATACCATGTTATAACCCTCTCTGCTCGGTCGGTGAGAAGTCTGTCAAAGAACATGCGTGCTCTGGGCGAGTTCATCGGGTCAGAAACCTCTCCAGGGCTCTTAGCACGCATTGCTTATACAACTACCGCTAGGCGCATGCATCACTCCTACCGAGTAGCCTTCGTAGGAAATGACCTACAGGAGGTTAAACGAAGGTTTCTCGACACAGATGTGACAGAGGCTATCAAGCCTTGTCCGACCAAGTCGCCCGGCGTTGGCTTTCTATTCACCGGTCAGGGGGCACAGCAAACGGCTATGGCGCGGGAACTATACGATAGATTCACCTCCTTTCGGGCGGACATACTTGAGTTTGAAGCTGTCGGTCGCGGGCATGGGTTCCCCTCAATACTTCCTCTGATTACAGGAGCggttgatgttgaggagTTGTCCCCTATGATAGTACAACTTGGTACCGTGGTGATCCAGATAGCAATGGCACGATTATGGCAGACCTGGGGCCTGACTCCAGAATATGCACTCGGGCACAGTCTTGGTGAATATGCCGCCCTACAGATAGCAGGAGTTCTCAGCATCAGCGACACAATCTACCTAGCTGGGTCGCGAGCTGCCTTACTAGAGAAAAGATGCACAGCCGGATCACATGGTATGTTGGCAGTCAAAGCGTCGGTCGCTCACCTAGAGGAGGCTCTCAAAGGTATGCAGGTAGAGGTGTCGTGCATAAATGGGTTTGATGATACCGTTCTCAGTGGTACAAATGATGAGATTGACCGAGCCTCCAAGGAGTTATCGGAACTTAAAGTGACATTCAAGAGACTCATTTTGCCATTCGCATTTCACTCATCACAGGTCGACCCGATTTTGGAAGAGTTGGAACATATTGCCAGCCAATTGTCATTCCAACCACCAAGGATTCCAATCGTATCACCCACTGTGGGTCATATAATTACAGACGAAGGAACTATTGGAGCTCAGTACATCCGCCGACATTGTCGCGAGCCTGTAAACTTTCTGGGTGCCATACAGGCAGCTCAGGGTTCAGGGATATGTAACTCTGGGGCGTTGGCAGTTGAGATTGGTGCACATCCCATACTCACACGTATGATGAAGGCTGCGGTCGGTTCAAGTGTTACGGTGTGTTCAACGCTATCCCATCGAGAGGATATGTTCAAGACCCTCACAGAATCATTGTCCGTATTGCACCTGGCAGGAGTGCGGCTAAACTGGGACGAGTACCACCGGGACTTCAACAATCAGGTTGTCATGCTCCCGGCATATAGCTGGGATTATCAGGACTACTGGATTCAGTACCAGAATAACTTTTGCCTAACCAAGGGGTCTCCGGAAAGATCTGAGAGTGTTGATGCTATTCAACCCATGTCTACTCGGCTGAGTCCTTCCGTCCAGAAGATTCTAGAAGAGGAGATGACTGCCGCACAGGCAAGTATTATTATAGAATCTGATATCACTGACCCGGAGCTACTGCCAGTAGCGCTGGATCATAAGGTCAACGGTGTGACGCTTTGCCCATCA TCTTTATATGCAGATATTGGCCACACATTAGGTACATATCTGTTAGGCAAAAAAGAGGATGTAACGGATTACAAAATAGACGTCTCCAACATGGCTGTGGAAAAAGCTCTAGTCGTCAAAGGGACTGGGCCACAGCTGTTCCGTGCGTCTCTTGACATGGACTGGAACATGCTCCGTGGGATGATGAAGGTGTACAGCGTTAACAACATGGGGACTCTCACCACACATCATGCACAGTGTACCATAGAGCTCCAGAGACCGCATCAATGGCAGGAGGGCTGGAACCGCCAGTTGTACCTAATACAACGCAGCATTGAACAGTTGAAGAAGGGTGTTGAGGAAGGATGGACACACAAGATGCGCCGAGGTGTGGCGTACAGACTCTTCTCGTCGATGATGCAATACGGCCCCTCGTATCAAGCCATGGAGGAAGTCATATTCGATAGTTCTGGGTTGGAAGCCACCGCCCAGGTGCGTTTACAGTCGACCACAGGTAGGTATTCATTTAATCCTGTCTGGTCTGACAGCCTCGGTCATATAACCGGCTTTGTCACGAATTGTAACGATTCTATTGATCTAACGGAGAACTTATTTGTGAACCACGGTTGGGGGTTCATGCGCTGTGTTGAGCCTTTCTCCCCGGACACGGTTTACCAAACTCACGTCAAAATGCAACCCGTCGATGGGAACAATGGCTTTTATGTGGGAGATGTTTATGTTCTCAACGATCACCGCATAATTGCTCAATATGGAGCAGTCACCTTTCAGAAAGTGGCTCGACGGGTCCTGGAAATGTTGTTGCCTGCCACCACATCCAAAGGGAGATCTTCAAACATAAGACCAAGAAATGTTGGTACTGCCCAGTCTGCCAAAATTGTCCAGAGTAAGAGACGAACCCAGACTCCTCATGTTGAGGATGCATGGCAGCAAGTATTGGAAATGATTGCCCGCGAGCTTGGGGTCGATCCTGGACAGCTCACTGAGGATGTGAACTTTACTGACATGGGAGTTGATTCGCTCATGTCCTTGACCATTATCGGCAATTTCCGGGAGTTTCTAAGCCTAGACGTACCATGGTCGCTCTTTGAAGACTGTCCGTCTGTGCAGTCACTTCGCATTTACCTCAATATGTCATCATTGTCCGAGTCTGATAGTATTGAGACAAGCAGTTATCCAACCCCCGATGAATCTACGACAACAACTATCACATCACCTAGTGGAAGTGACAGAAATGTAGGGAGAAACTCCGGGATAGATGGTGTGGGAACTACGGTGGGCTTGGTTTTATCCATATTGGCCGAGGAGATCGGTGTAAATGTCAGAGATCTCTCGAATGCAGATGGCCTGAGCGAACTTGGTCTAGATTCCCTCCTGTCAATCACAGCGCTTGGAAGAGTGCGTGATGAGACGGACCTAGACCTCCCCAgtgatttctttctcgagCACTCGAGCGTTGCTGCGATCACAGCGGCGCTACATGCGATATTTGGATCGACGGAGCAAGGTCCCGAGCAGAGTTTAATTACCAGTCATCCACCCGCTATGTCAATAAACCTCCAAGGCGACGAAGGTTGTCCACAAAcacttttcctctttcctgaTGGGTCTGGGTCCTCCACATCCTATTCAGCGCTTCCCACCATTTCCAAGGATGTACGTGTATATGCCATGGACTGCCCATACCTAAAGCGGCCGAATGAGCTCGCAAAATGCCAACTCCAAGACCTCACCCCAGTCTATGTGGCAGAGATCCGTCGACGCCAGCTGCGAGGCCCATACAGCCTCGGCGGTTGGTCTGCAGGCGGGATTGCTGCATATGAAGCGGCACAGTATCTCGTTGATCAAGGTGAAAGGGTTGAGCGACTGATATTGATAGACTCTCCGAACCCTATGGGACTAGGGAAGTGCCCACCACACTTCTACCGCTTTCTTGAGGAAGCAGGAGTCTTCGGTGTCCACGGCGGACGGAAACCCCCGGCGTGGCTATTGCAGCATTTTCAAGCCTTCAATGATGTACTAAGCCAGTATACACTGGAGCCCTTCCGCCCGGCTGACGCGACCCCCAATACTACTCTCATATATGCACAGGATGGTGTATGCAAGTCGCCAAGGGACCCTCGGCCGGAACGACATCCGGGTGACCCAGAAGTCTTCTCTTGGCTGCTAGAGAACCGAGTGGATATGTCATGCAACGGATGGGATCAACTGCTTGGGGAGGATAACATCCACTTAGGAACCGTATTTGATGCCAACCATTTCACTATAGTGCGAACTCCAGCGGTCGTTCGTCTGTCTGAAATAGTGCGGATGGCGATGTCTCGGAAATTCCAATAG